One window of the Nocardioides jiangxiensis genome contains the following:
- a CDS encoding alpha/beta fold hydrolase — MSIHDWWAAGTMVPLRLSDTERSIFVRSTGSGPTVTLLHGYPSCSHDWSAVADQLAGDHTLLMPDLLGFGASDKPSPHAYSIHEQADLVEALWAHHATTSTVLVAHDYSATVAQELLARHAEERLSVRLTAVLLLNGGIYPDLHRPEPVQTALLDPVQGPLVSAAMTREAMTQALRPTFAADFDFQDAADDIWAANTRGHVNIHDTISYITDRRTHADRWVSALEGTGIPLSFVWGLLDPISGAHMIERVHTNIPTAVVNELGHVGHWPLIEAPEAVADAVRGLT; from the coding sequence ATGAGCATCCATGACTGGTGGGCGGCGGGCACGATGGTCCCGCTACGCCTCAGCGACACCGAACGCAGCATCTTCGTGCGCTCGACGGGATCCGGCCCCACGGTGACCCTGCTGCACGGATACCCGAGCTGCTCCCACGACTGGTCCGCAGTCGCAGACCAGCTGGCCGGCGACCACACGCTGCTGATGCCCGACCTCCTGGGCTTCGGAGCCTCGGACAAGCCCTCCCCGCACGCCTACTCGATCCACGAGCAGGCCGACCTGGTCGAGGCCCTGTGGGCGCACCATGCGACGACCTCGACGGTGCTCGTCGCTCACGACTACTCCGCGACCGTGGCCCAGGAGCTCCTTGCGCGTCACGCCGAAGAGCGCCTGAGTGTCCGACTGACCGCGGTGCTGCTGCTCAACGGCGGCATCTACCCCGACCTCCACCGCCCCGAACCCGTGCAGACCGCCCTGCTCGATCCCGTCCAGGGGCCGCTCGTGAGCGCCGCGATGACCCGGGAAGCGATGACCCAGGCACTCCGCCCGACCTTCGCGGCAGACTTCGACTTCCAGGACGCCGCCGACGACATCTGGGCCGCCAACACACGCGGTCACGTCAACATCCACGACACGATCAGCTACATCACCGACCGCAGGACCCATGCCGACCGGTGGGTCAGCGCGCTCGAGGGCACCGGCATCCCGCTCAGCTTCGTGTGGGGCCTGCTCGACCCGATCTCAGGCGCGCACATGATCGAGCGCGTCCACACCAACATCCCGACCGCGGTGGTCAACGAGCTCGGCCACGTCGGTCACTGGCCACTCATCGAAGCACCCGAAGCGGTCGCCGACGCCGTCAGGGGTCTCACCTAG
- a CDS encoding class II aldolase/adducin family protein, which yields MDEDMKALLERALGPFPDDCDLPLPPMGLSVEEERQQRLRDLAVAFRVFGKLGFSEGVAGHMTARDPEDPDLFWVNPFGMSFNQIRVSDLICVDHKGHVVHGRRPVNAAAFVIHAQVHEARPDAVAAAHTHSLYGKALSSLGIPLDPITQDACAFYNDHGRYDDYRGTVLAEEEGKNIAAAIGGHKAAILRNHGLITVGTTVSAAAWWFVTMERSCQAQMIAMAAGTPTLIDHDTATLTHSQIGSDLVGWFQFRPLWEQIVATQPDVFE from the coding sequence ATGGACGAGGACATGAAGGCACTGCTGGAGCGGGCTCTCGGCCCGTTCCCGGACGACTGCGACCTCCCCCTGCCCCCGATGGGGCTGTCGGTCGAGGAGGAACGCCAGCAGCGACTGCGCGACCTCGCCGTGGCGTTCCGGGTCTTCGGCAAGCTCGGCTTCTCCGAAGGCGTCGCCGGCCACATGACGGCGCGCGACCCGGAGGACCCCGACCTCTTCTGGGTGAACCCCTTCGGGATGAGCTTCAACCAGATCCGGGTGAGCGACCTGATCTGTGTAGACCACAAGGGCCACGTCGTGCATGGTCGCCGCCCGGTCAACGCGGCCGCCTTCGTGATCCACGCCCAGGTCCACGAAGCGCGCCCGGACGCCGTCGCGGCCGCGCACACGCATTCGCTGTACGGCAAGGCGCTGTCCTCGCTCGGCATCCCCCTCGACCCGATCACCCAGGACGCATGCGCGTTCTACAACGATCACGGGCGCTACGACGACTACCGCGGAACCGTCCTCGCTGAGGAGGAAGGCAAGAACATCGCGGCAGCGATCGGTGGCCACAAGGCGGCGATCCTGCGCAACCACGGCCTGATCACAGTAGGGACGACCGTGTCCGCCGCCGCGTGGTGGTTTGTGACCATGGAGCGCTCCTGCCAGGCACAGATGATCGCCATGGCGGCCGGCACCCCCACCCTGATCGATCACGACACCGCGACCCTGACCCACAGCCAGATCGGCAGCGACCTGGTCGGCTGGTTCCAGTTCCGTCCGCTGTGGGAGCAGATCGTTGCCACCCAGCCGGACGTGTTCGAGTGA
- a CDS encoding TetR/AcrR family transcriptional regulator, protein MPKGPTKRRPETRAKLLAAAGELFARQGVGATSIGEICRQAGYTTGAFYSNFESKDELFFTLFDAHAAEAIETIRQRLEALDVESLTVEELIAPFAHIRPEERDWFLISSEFTLFAIRNSDAARKVAEHDARARAMLTPVVTRLLAAAGVTSPAGVDHFCRYLIALREGGLAQSLVEPENLDHGELERTYLPRLLRGFEK, encoded by the coding sequence GTGCCGAAGGGGCCAACGAAGCGACGTCCGGAGACGCGCGCGAAGCTGCTGGCGGCAGCCGGTGAGCTGTTCGCCCGGCAGGGGGTCGGGGCGACCTCGATCGGCGAGATCTGTCGTCAGGCGGGCTACACCACCGGTGCCTTCTACTCGAACTTCGAGTCGAAGGACGAGCTGTTCTTCACGCTCTTCGACGCACATGCCGCGGAGGCCATCGAGACGATCCGGCAGCGCCTCGAAGCACTGGACGTCGAGAGCTTGACCGTCGAGGAGCTGATCGCCCCCTTCGCGCACATCCGGCCCGAGGAGCGCGACTGGTTCCTGATCAGCTCGGAGTTCACGCTGTTCGCGATCCGCAACAGCGACGCAGCGCGGAAGGTCGCGGAGCACGATGCCCGCGCCCGCGCGATGCTCACCCCGGTGGTCACCCGGCTGCTGGCTGCGGCTGGCGTGACGTCGCCGGCGGGGGTCGACCACTTCTGCCGCTACCTGATCGCCCTGCGCGAGGGGGGTCTCGCCCAGAGCCTGGTCGAACCGGAGAACCTCGACCATGGCGAGCTCGAGCGCACGTATCTTCCTCGGCTCCTACGGGGCTTCGAGAAGTAG
- a CDS encoding VOC family protein, with amino-acid sequence MTTVRMDNVAIVVEDLDAAIGFFDELGLDLEGRQFVEGAVADECTGLVGVRTEIAMMRTPDGSGRLELTAYDRPPASTTEPPHLPPNTIGLHRVMFEVDDIEERVERLARHGATLLGQVASYEDVYLLCYLRGPSGIVVALAESIG; translated from the coding sequence GTGACCACCGTGCGCATGGACAACGTCGCGATCGTCGTGGAGGACCTCGACGCGGCGATCGGCTTCTTCGACGAGCTCGGCCTCGACCTCGAGGGACGCCAGTTCGTCGAGGGAGCGGTCGCCGACGAGTGCACCGGCCTGGTCGGCGTACGCACCGAGATCGCGATGATGCGGACGCCCGACGGCAGTGGCCGCCTCGAGCTCACTGCCTACGACCGCCCGCCGGCGAGCACGACCGAGCCGCCGCACCTGCCGCCGAACACGATCGGACTGCACCGCGTGATGTTCGAGGTCGACGACATCGAGGAGAGGGTCGAGCGGCTCGCCCGGCACGGCGCGACCCTGCTCGGGCAGGTCGCCAGCTACGAAGACGTCTACCTGCTCTGCTACCTCCGCGGGCCGAGCGGCATCGTCGTGGCGCTCGCCGAGAGCATCGGCTGA
- a CDS encoding isocitrate lyase/PEP mutase family protein, which produces MTSSAAALLALHQGPGFVLPNAWDAGSARILAGCGFPAIATTSAGVAWSLGVPDGGLVPREVMLDHVASIVDAVPVPVTADLEDGYATSPSGVAATVSLAVDAGAVGANLEDIADGALFSVAEGAERIAAARSAAPAGAFVINARTDTYFAGSFEDPFAETIRRAHAYLEAGADCIFVPAVRDAATIERLAREIPAPLNIVAGLANTIPAPELFALGVKRVSLGGSIARAAFALLERAGHELLATGTLGFLDGAISYPDLQDRMRS; this is translated from the coding sequence GTGACCTCATCTGCCGCCGCCCTGCTCGCCCTGCACCAGGGGCCGGGCTTCGTCCTCCCCAACGCCTGGGACGCCGGGTCCGCCCGCATCCTCGCCGGGTGCGGCTTCCCGGCCATCGCCACGACGAGCGCCGGCGTCGCCTGGTCGCTGGGCGTCCCCGACGGCGGACTGGTCCCGCGCGAGGTGATGCTCGACCACGTGGCCTCGATCGTCGACGCCGTGCCCGTGCCGGTGACCGCCGACCTGGAAGACGGCTACGCGACCTCGCCCTCGGGCGTCGCGGCGACGGTGTCGCTGGCCGTCGACGCCGGAGCCGTGGGCGCCAACCTCGAGGACATCGCGGACGGCGCCCTCTTCTCCGTCGCCGAGGGCGCGGAGCGCATCGCTGCCGCGCGGTCGGCTGCCCCCGCCGGGGCCTTCGTCATCAACGCCCGCACGGACACCTACTTCGCGGGGTCCTTCGAGGACCCGTTCGCGGAGACGATCCGGCGCGCCCACGCCTACCTCGAGGCGGGAGCCGACTGCATCTTCGTCCCGGCCGTGCGTGATGCCGCGACGATCGAACGGCTCGCGCGCGAGATCCCCGCGCCGCTCAACATCGTGGCCGGCCTGGCGAACACCATCCCGGCACCCGAGCTCTTCGCCCTCGGTGTGAAGCGGGTCAGCCTCGGCGGCAGCATCGCGCGTGCCGCCTTCGCCCTGCTCGAGCGGGCCGGGCACGAGCTGCTGGCCACCGGCACGCTGGGCTTCCTCGACGGCGCGATCAGCTACCCGGACCTGCAGGACCGGATGCGCTCCTGA
- a CDS encoding lysophospholipid acyltransferase family protein — protein sequence MLPDQPLFYSALKYALLAPWLKLALQPKVIGRENVPASGGVLLAGNHLSYLDWLVVPMSLPRMVRYVAKAEYFEGTGLQGAWHRFFFTNTGNVPIDRSGATAAEGAMITAKRILNEGHIFGIYPEGTRSHDGRLYKGKTGVARIAFDTKVPLVPVAVIGTDTLAPPGRIAGRWTRPTIIFGEPIDLSPWEGREETREAQRELTDVVMERIAALSGQEYVADTYCADAKRALRASRNE from the coding sequence GTGCTGCCCGACCAGCCGCTCTTCTACTCGGCCCTCAAGTACGCCCTCCTCGCGCCGTGGCTCAAGCTCGCGCTGCAGCCGAAGGTGATCGGCCGCGAGAACGTGCCGGCCTCCGGCGGCGTCCTGCTCGCGGGCAACCACCTGTCCTACCTCGACTGGCTCGTCGTGCCGATGTCGCTGCCGCGGATGGTGCGCTACGTCGCGAAGGCGGAGTACTTCGAGGGCACGGGGCTGCAGGGGGCGTGGCACCGGTTCTTCTTCACCAACACCGGCAACGTCCCGATCGACCGCTCCGGCGCCACCGCCGCCGAGGGAGCGATGATCACCGCCAAGCGGATCCTCAACGAGGGCCACATCTTCGGCATCTACCCCGAGGGCACGCGCTCGCACGACGGCCGCCTCTACAAGGGCAAGACCGGGGTCGCCCGGATCGCCTTCGACACCAAGGTCCCCCTCGTCCCCGTCGCCGTCATCGGCACCGACACGCTGGCTCCTCCGGGCAGGATCGCGGGTCGCTGGACCCGCCCGACCATCATCTTCGGTGAGCCGATCGACCTCTCGCCGTGGGAGGGACGCGAGGAGACCCGCGAGGCACAGCGCGAGCTGACCGACGTCGTGATGGAGCGAATCGCAGCGCTGTCCGGCCAGGAGTACGTCGCCGACACCTACTGCGCCGACGCGAAGCGTGCGCTCAGGGCCTCCCGCAACGAGTGA
- a CDS encoding patatin-like phospholipase family protein — protein MTTALDLLARRMSGETSDGARLALVVEGGGMRGVISAAMAAALEEIGATRHFDLFVGTSAGATNTLAAACGRSRALSDLYPSAYVSRDLIDPRNLLRGRPVVHGQRVIDVTMESLGLDTRIRDVTAPVALVATRLSDGVAVPLTQLREAGELAGALLASCALPLVGGPPVVHAGERWLDGGVSEAIPVRAAASLGATHAIVLATRPDGAAPGRGPMDRLIERYLGRHGDEIAAAYRARPERYAADRAAMTSGELAGVRTAVLAPGPHDPIPSRTERDAARIRITHDAAYRRAFELLRGAGLLDDQTTLTNGA, from the coding sequence ATGACCACGGCCCTCGACCTCCTCGCGCGCCGCATGTCCGGCGAGACCTCCGACGGCGCACGCCTGGCCCTCGTCGTCGAGGGCGGCGGCATGCGGGGCGTCATCTCCGCCGCCATGGCGGCGGCCCTGGAGGAGATCGGCGCGACACGGCACTTCGACCTCTTCGTCGGCACCTCCGCAGGCGCCACCAACACGCTCGCTGCCGCGTGCGGGCGGTCGCGCGCCCTGAGCGACCTGTACCCCTCGGCGTACGTCTCCCGTGATCTGATCGACCCGCGCAACCTGCTGCGCGGGCGGCCGGTGGTCCACGGCCAGCGGGTCATCGACGTGACCATGGAGTCCCTCGGGCTGGACACGCGGATCCGCGACGTCACCGCGCCGGTCGCCCTCGTGGCGACGCGCCTGAGCGACGGGGTCGCAGTCCCCCTGACCCAGCTCCGTGAGGCCGGCGAGCTCGCCGGCGCCCTCCTCGCCAGCTGTGCCCTCCCCCTGGTCGGCGGCCCGCCCGTCGTCCACGCGGGCGAGCGCTGGCTGGACGGGGGCGTCTCCGAGGCGATCCCGGTCCGCGCAGCCGCCTCCCTGGGCGCGACGCACGCGATCGTCCTCGCCACCCGCCCGGACGGCGCAGCTCCGGGCCGCGGCCCGATGGACCGGCTGATCGAGCGGTACCTCGGCCGCCACGGTGACGAGATCGCCGCCGCGTACCGTGCCCGCCCCGAGCGGTACGCCGCCGACCGCGCTGCCATGACCTCCGGAGAGCTGGCCGGCGTCCGGACGGCGGTGCTGGCCCCCGGTCCTCACGACCCCATCCCGAGCCGGACCGAGCGCGACGCCGCCCGCATCCGGATCACCCACGACGCCGCGTACCGTCGGGCCTTCGAGCTCCTCCGCGGCGCCGGCCTGCTCGACGACCAGACCACCCTCACGAACGGAGCCTGA
- a CDS encoding lysophospholipid acyltransferase family protein, protein MTEPTIFDFPTVPGWNRVWWASARALRPLLVALTRTTWSGTPQTPAEGGAIIALNHISQVDPILTTHFMIEHEGRVPSFLAKESLFRNRWVGWWFRATDHVPVDRSAGGLSIGPAVEAVRKGAVILAYVEGTITRDPDGWPVTAKTGTARIALETGAPVIPVAQWGAQELMPAYSGRLRVRLWNQPEVAFRIGSPVDLSDLVGRQADPVAVAEATGRIMQAIVAELEVLRGESAPVTRFSRADEAV, encoded by the coding sequence ATGACCGAGCCGACGATCTTCGACTTCCCCACGGTCCCGGGCTGGAACCGGGTCTGGTGGGCCTCCGCCCGCGCTCTCCGCCCGCTGCTCGTCGCGCTCACCCGGACCACGTGGAGCGGCACGCCCCAGACACCTGCCGAGGGCGGCGCGATCATCGCCCTCAACCACATCTCCCAGGTCGACCCGATCCTGACGACGCACTTCATGATCGAGCACGAGGGCCGGGTGCCGTCGTTCCTCGCCAAGGAGAGCCTCTTCCGCAACCGGTGGGTCGGCTGGTGGTTCCGCGCGACCGACCACGTCCCGGTGGACCGGTCCGCCGGCGGACTGTCGATCGGTCCGGCCGTCGAGGCCGTGCGGAAGGGCGCCGTGATCCTCGCGTACGTCGAGGGCACCATCACCCGCGACCCGGACGGGTGGCCGGTGACGGCGAAGACCGGCACGGCCCGCATCGCGCTCGAGACCGGCGCTCCCGTCATCCCGGTTGCCCAGTGGGGCGCCCAGGAGCTGATGCCCGCCTACTCCGGACGCCTCCGCGTGCGCCTGTGGAACCAGCCGGAGGTCGCCTTCCGCATCGGCTCCCCCGTCGACCTCTCCGACCTCGTCGGCCGCCAGGCCGACCCGGTTGCCGTCGCCGAGGCGACGGGCCGGATCATGCAGGCGATCGTCGCCGAGCTCGAGGTGCTGCGCGGCGAGAGCGCGCCGGTCACCCGCTTCAGCCGCGCGGACGAGGCCGTCTGA